In Pseudomonas sp. GCEP-101, one DNA window encodes the following:
- the gltA gene encoding citrate synthase gives MADKKAQLIIEGAAPVELPVLSGTLGPDVVDVRGLTSTGHFTFDPGFMSTASCESKITFIDGDKGVLLHRGYPIEQLAEKSDYLETCYLLLNGELPTAEQKEKFVGTIKNHTMVHEQLKTFFNGFRRDAHPMAVMCGVIGALSAFYHDSLDINNPKHREVSAHRLIAKMPTIAAMVYKYSKGEPMMYPRNDLNYAENFLHMMFNTPCETKPISPVLAKAMDRIFILHADHEQNASTSTVRLAGSSGANPFACIASGIAALWGPAHGGANEAVLRMLDEIGDVSNIEKFVAKAKDKNDPFKLMGFGHRVYKNFDPRAKVMKQTCDEVLQELGINDPQLELAMKLEEIARHDPYFVERNLYPNVDFYSGIILKAIGIPTSMFTVIFALARTVGWISHWQEMLSGPYKIGRPRQLYTGSAQRDFVDLKAR, from the coding sequence ATGGCTGACAAAAAAGCGCAGTTGATCATCGAGGGCGCTGCCCCCGTCGAACTGCCTGTCCTCTCCGGCACGCTGGGTCCCGATGTCGTCGACGTGCGGGGCCTGACCTCCACGGGTCACTTCACCTTCGACCCCGGCTTCATGTCCACCGCCTCCTGCGAGTCGAAGATCACCTTCATCGACGGTGATAAAGGTGTGCTGCTGCACCGCGGCTACCCGATCGAACAGCTCGCCGAGAAGTCCGACTACCTGGAAACCTGCTACCTGCTGCTCAACGGCGAGCTTCCGACTGCCGAGCAGAAGGAAAAGTTCGTCGGCACCATCAAGAACCACACCATGGTTCACGAGCAGCTGAAGACCTTCTTCAACGGCTTCCGCCGTGATGCGCACCCGATGGCCGTGATGTGCGGCGTGATCGGTGCCCTCTCCGCCTTCTACCACGACTCCCTGGACATCAATAATCCGAAGCACCGGGAAGTCTCGGCGCATCGTCTGATCGCCAAGATGCCGACCATCGCCGCCATGGTGTACAAGTACTCCAAGGGCGAGCCGATGATGTACCCGCGCAACGACCTGAACTATGCAGAGAACTTCCTGCATATGATGTTCAACACCCCCTGCGAGACCAAGCCGATCAGCCCTGTGCTGGCCAAGGCCATGGACCGCATCTTCATCCTGCACGCCGACCACGAGCAGAACGCCTCCACCTCCACCGTGCGCCTGGCGGGCTCCTCGGGTGCCAACCCGTTCGCCTGTATCGCCTCGGGCATCGCGGCCCTGTGGGGTCCGGCTCACGGCGGTGCGAACGAAGCCGTGCTGCGCATGCTGGACGAGATCGGTGACGTGTCGAACATCGAGAAGTTCGTGGCCAAGGCCAAGGACAAGAACGATCCGTTCAAGCTGATGGGCTTCGGCCACCGCGTGTACAAGAACTTCGACCCGCGCGCCAAGGTCATGAAGCAGACCTGCGACGAGGTCCTCCAGGAGCTGGGCATCAACGACCCGCAGCTGGAACTGGCCATGAAGCTGGAAGAAATCGCCCGCCACGACCCCTACTTCGTGGAGCGCAACCTCTACCCGAACGTGGACTTCTACTCCGGCATCATCCTGAAGGCCATCGGCATCCCGACCAGCATGTTCACCGTGATCTTCGCCCTGGCACGTACCGTGGGCTGGATCTCGCACTGGCAGGAAATGCTCTCCGGCCCGTACAAGATCGGCCGTCCGCGCCAGCTGTACACCGGCTCCGCCCAGCGCGACTTCGTGGACCTCAAGGCCCGCTAA
- the sdhC gene encoding succinate dehydrogenase, cytochrome b556 subunit — protein sequence MKKAVNSKRPVNLDLRTIQLPITAYTSILHRISGVILFVGIAVLLFALDRSLASEDSFEQVKACLTHPLVKLVIWGLLSALLYHLVAGIRHLIMDAGIGETLEGGKRGSKIVIAVAVVLIVLAGVWVW from the coding sequence GTGAAAAAAGCCGTGAATAGCAAACGACCCGTAAACCTAGACCTAAGGACCATCCAACTCCCTATCACTGCTTACACGTCGATTCTCCACCGTATCTCCGGCGTCATTCTGTTCGTGGGCATCGCAGTGCTGCTGTTCGCACTGGATCGTTCCCTCGCTTCGGAAGACAGCTTCGAGCAGGTGAAGGCGTGTCTGACCCATCCGTTGGTCAAGCTTGTGATCTGGGGCCTGCTGTCTGCGCTGCTGTACCACCTGGTAGCCGGTATTCGTCACCTCATCATGGATGCAGGTATTGGCGAAACACTGGAAGGCGGTAAGCGTGGTTCGAAAATCGTCATCGCTGTCGCAGTGGTGCTGATCGTTCTGGCGGGGGTATGGGTATGGTAA